The genomic segment GGTGTACGCGTTAAAGACGGTTTGCACCCATTTGGGATGCACGCCCAATTGGCTGGAAGCAGAGCAGAAGTTCAAATGTCCCTGCCACGGCAGCGGCTTTTATAAAGACGGGATCAATTTCGAGGGGCCGGCGCCGCGTCCGCTGGAGCGTTACGCGATTCGCATTTCGGACGACGGGCAGATCGAAATCGACAAGAGCAAAAAGTTTCAAGAAGAGTTGGGGCAATGGGCTGATCCATCGAGTTTCATCGCGGTGTGATCCATTGCGAATGGCTCGATATTCCTCGTGACGCGGCTCTTGCCGCGCCGCCAGGAAGTTTGTGAAAAAACGCACGTACTAGAGTCCGCATTCCTCCGTCACCACAGAACCACCATGTCGCTCGGCGAATACATCCGCGAAACGCAAGTCTGGAAAAGCGTCTTCCGTCATCCGATGCCGCTGGATCGGCGCAATCGCATTGTGGTGATGCTCACCAATTTCTTCCTGCACCTGCACCCGGTTTCGATCAAGAAGCAAGGCATCGCGCTGAGCTACACGTGGTGCATGGGAGGCGTCACCTTCTTCTTGTTTTTGGTGGAGACGGTGACGGGCGTGCTGCTCATGTTCTATTACCGACCGACACTGGAGTGGGCCTACAACGATATTTTGGCGCTGCGCGATGTGACATCGCTGGGGATATTGCGCGAGCTGCATCGCTGGGGCGCGCACGCTATGGTGATCACGGTGTGGCTGCACATGTATCGCGTCTTCCTCACGGGCAGCTACAAGCCGCCGCGCGAGTTCAACTGGGTGATCGGCGTGATCTTACTGCTCTTGACGCTGCTGTTGTCGTTCACGGGCTATTTGCTGCCGTGGGACCAGTTGGCGATCTGGGCGATCACGGTGGGATCGAACATGGCCCGCGCAACACCAGTGCTGGGGTATGAAGGGCCGTTGCAGCAGGTGCTGAGCATAGGTGACATCGACATGATCACCGACGCCTCCGACGCGCGATTTGGCCTATTGGGCGCGCGCTTCGTGGGCGAAGAGACTTTGAACCGATTTTACGTCTTGCATTGCATTGGCATTCCGCTGGCCGTCTCGCTGTTGTTGGCGATCCATTTTTGGCGCGTCCGCAAAGACGGCGGCATCAGCGGCCCGCTATAGCGAAACGACAACTTACTGGACTAGGAGTGGGCGGCGTGCCGGAGCGCAAGCTTCGGCAGCGGCCATCAGGACAAATATATGCACGGCGCCAACCTGGCCGACTTCGCCGAGGGGACCGCGGTATTTCTCGGCAGCTACTTTCTGCTCATGGCCATCATGAACTTTGTGGCCTACGTGTGGGTGTGGCTGCGCGAGGGATTGGGCTGGAAGTACCGCTTGGCGCCGATCATCTTCGCGGCGATCTTCTTTGCGCTGTCGCCGGTGCTCTTTAGCGGCCAGGCCAGCGCTTACTCTTTGC from the Pirellulales bacterium genome contains:
- a CDS encoding cytochrome b N-terminal domain-containing protein; translated protein: MSLGEYIRETQVWKSVFRHPMPLDRRNRIVVMLTNFFLHLHPVSIKKQGIALSYTWCMGGVTFFLFLVETVTGVLLMFYYRPTLEWAYNDILALRDVTSLGILRELHRWGAHAMVITVWLHMYRVFLTGSYKPPREFNWVIGVILLLLTLLLSFTGYLLPWDQLAIWAITVGSNMARATPVLGYEGPLQQVLSIGDIDMITDASDARFGLLGARFVGEETLNRFYVLHCIGIPLAVSLLLAIHFWRVRKDGGISGPL